The Sporomusaceae bacterium genomic sequence ACAAGGGGCTGGTGTTCGCGCTTGTCCGCGGCGACCACGACGTCAACGAGATCAAGGTGCAGAACGCCGTCGGCGCTATTTTCCTGCAGATGGCCGACGAGGCGGCCCTGGCGGCCGCCGGGACGGCTCCCGGCTTTATGGGGCCGGTCGGCATCAAGGATGTGACCGTCGTGGCCGACGCGACGGTGATGAAGCTGTATAACACGGTGGTGGGCGCCAACCAGGCCGACAAGCACTACGTGAACGTCAACCCCGGCCGCGATTTCAAGCCGGCGGTCGTCGCCGATATCCGCCTCATCCGCGAGGGCGACCCCTGCCCGCGCTGCGGCGAGCCGGTGAAGGCGGCGCGCGGCATCGAGGTGGGCCAGGTGTTCAAGCTGTACACGAAGTATTCCAAGGCGCTGAACGCCTCCTACCTGGACGAGAACGGCAAGGAGCAGACGATTGTGATGGGCACGTACGGCATCGGCGTCAGCCGCACGATGGCGGCCGCCATCGAACAGAACAACGACGCCAACGGCATTATCTGGCCGGCGGCCATCGCGCCGTTCCAGGCCGCCGTCATCCCGGTCAACAACGCCGACCAGGGCCAGCGCGAACTGGCTGAGAAGATATACGCCGAGCTCGTGGCCGCAGGGGTGGAGACGGTGCTCGACGACCGCGACGAGCGGGCGGGGGTGAAGTTCAAGGACGCCGACCTGATCGGCTATCCGCTGAAGGTCACCGTCGGCGCCAAGGCGGTCAGCGAGAACAAGGTGGAGGTCAAGACGCGGCGCAGCGGCGAGGTTCATTTCTTCCCGGCGGGTGAAGCTGTCGCAGGCATAAAGGCCTTACTGTCCACACTGTAAAAAGTTTTCGCGCCCCGGCATGAGTATGCCGGGGCTTAGCTTTTGTATGGCGGGAAAACGGCGGCTACAGATAACAAAACGCAGCGGAGAGGTATTTTTTTACAGTAAAATCTATTAGTTATAATTGTCGATACTTTTACAACTATAGCAGGAATTGGCGCGGCAATCGCCAAATATTGTACAGTGGCAGTCAAACAGCCACAAAATATAGTTATTCCAGGCGAAACACAGGAGAGTGGCCCTTGCATACCTACTGCATCATCCCCGACAAGACCCAGAACCTCATTGACCTGCTGCCGGAGCTGGAGCTTACCGCCGCCGAGCGCGAATTGCTGGCCGGCGCTGTCGTCACCAAGGTCCAGGTCGACACCGAAGCCCCCGGCTGGGAGGTTTACCTGACCGCCCCGGTGCCGCTGCCGACCGCTGTGCTGGACCGGGCCGCCGGGCACCTTTGCCAGCGCTGCGGCTTGAAGAAGACCGATTTCGTCCTTGCCGCCACCAAGGATTTTGCGCAATATCTGACCGAAAACTGGCCGGAATTCGTCGCCGGCGTCGCGGCCGGCAACCCGACCATCCGCCATTTGCTGTCCGGGGCCAGGTGGCATTTCGACGGGCATACGCTCGCCCTGGAGACGAACGGCGACCTTTCCGGCCAGATTCTTTCCGCCCGCGGCGTCGATAAGGCGATTACCGCATTTGTCGCCGAAAAGTTTTCCCGGCCGTGCGCGGTGGCTTTCCTGACCGTCGCCGCCCCTGAGCCTGAGCGGTGCGACGACGATATATCCGCTAACGGCCACGCGGAGCCGGCGGCCGAGAAAAACGCCGCGCCTGCCAAGAAGAAAGCGCCTGATAACCCGCTGCTGTTCGGCCGCGCCATCAAGAGCGATCCCGTGCCGTTGGCGAGCATCGAGGAGGAAGGACGCAATATCGTCGTCGCCGGGCAGATCGTCAAACACGAACTGCGGGAGCTGAAGTCGGGGCGCACGCTGCTGTCCTTCGATGTGGCCGACCTTGGCGGCGGAATCAGCGGCAAAGCTTTCTTCGACGATAAGGCCCAGATCGCGAAGCTGGCCGCAGGTCTGGCCGACGGCATGCTCGTCAAGGTCAAGGGAACGGTCCAGTATGACAAATACGCAAACGAGCTGGCGATGTTCGCCGACAGCATGTGCCGCCTCGCCAAGCCGGAGCGCTCCGATACCGCTGAGGTAAAACGGGTCGAGCTGCACGCCCACACCCGCATGAGCGCCCTGGATGCCGTCGTGGCGACCAAGGCGCTGATCAAGACGGCCGCCAAGTGGGGACACCCCGCGGTGGCGATCACCGACCACGGTGTGGTGCAGGCGTTCCCGGAGGCGGAGGAGGAGGCGGCCAAATCCGGCATCAAGGTTATCTACGGCATGGAAGGCTACCTGTTCGACGACGACATCAACCAGTCTTACCATATCATCATCCTCGCCAGGAACAGCGTCGGCCTCCGCAACCTTTACCGGCTGGTGTCGCTGTCCCATCTCAAATACCTGCACCGCACGCCCCGCATCCCGCGCGCCATCCTGGCCGAACACCGCGAAGGGCTTGTTTTAGGTTCGGCGTGTGAAGCGGGTGAGTGCATGCAAGCGCTCATTAACGGCGCGAATGACGATGAAGTAAGTAAAATAGCGGCGTTTTACGATTATCTCGAAATCCAGCCGGCCGCGAACAACGAGTTCCTGGTACGCCAGGGGCGCTTCGCCGACATGGAGGGACTGCGCGATATCAACCGGCGGGTCTGCGCCCTGGGCGAGCGGCTGGGCAAGCCGGTCGTCGCGACCTGCGACGTCCATTTCCTTCAGCCGGAGGACGAGGTTTACCGGCGCATCCTGATGACCGGCCAGGGGTACGACGACGCCGACAAGCAGCCGCCGCTGTATTTCCGCACGACCGGCGAGATGCTGGCCGAATTTGCGTATCTTGGAAAGGACAAGGCTTATGAGGTGGTCGTGGAGAACACCCGCCGCATCAGCGAAGAGATCGATTCTTTCAAGCCGATTCCTGACGAACTGTATTCGCCGAAGATTCCCGGCGCCGAGGAGCAGATAAAGTCGATGTCGTACGCCAAGGCCCGCCTGCTCTACGGCGATATGCTGCCGGAGCTGGTGGCCGAGCGCCTGAAATATGAACTGGATTCGATCATCAACAACGGCTTCGCGGTACTATATCTTATCGCCCACAAGCTGGTGAAGAAGTCGCTCGACGACGGTTATCTCGTCGGGTCGCGGGGCTCGGTCGGCTCATCGTTCGTGGCGACGATGACGGACATCACCGAGGTCAACCCTTTGCCGCCCCACTGGCGCTGCCCGGCCTGCCGCTGGAGCGAATTCGTGACCGACGGCTCGTACGGCGGCGGTTTCGATATGCCTGACCGCACCTGCCCGACGTGCGGCGCGGCGGCCGTCAAAGACGGCCACGACATTCCGTTCGCCGTTTTCATGGGTTTCCACGGCGACAAGGTGCCTGATATCGATCTCAATTTCTCGGGCGACTATCAGCCGGTGGCCCATAAGTATACCGAGGAATTGTTCGGCCGCGACAATGTTTTCCGCGCCGGTACGATTGCGACGATCGCCGACAAGACGGCGTACGGGTTCGTCCGCAACTATTTCGCCGATAAGGGCGTCACACCCCGCAACGCCCATATCAACCACCTGATAAGCGGCTGCACGGGGGTTAAGCGAACGACCGGCCAACACCCCGGCGGCATCATGGTCGTGCCGCGGGACATGGATATCCACCATTTCACGCCGATCCAGTTCCCGGCCGACGACAAGAATTCAGCCACGATCACGACCCATTTCGACTATCATTCGATATCGAGCCGGCTGGTCAAGCTCGATATCCTCGGCCATGACGATCCGACGGTGATAAAGATGCTGGAGGATCTGACCGGTCTCGATCCCAAAGCGATCCCCTTCGACGACAAACCGACGCTGAGCCTGTTTTCGTCCACGGACGCTCTCGGTCTCAAACCCGAGGAGCTCGGGTCGACGGTCGGCACATTCGGCATCCCCGAGTTCGGCACGAAGTTCGTCCGCCAGATGCTGGAGGACACCATGCCGCAGAATTTCAGCGAGCTTGTCCGGATAAGCGGCTTTTCGCACGGCACCGACGTGTGGCTGAACAACGCCCAGGATCTGATCAAAAGCGGCACGGCGAAATTGGCTGAGGCAATTTCGGCCCGCGACGACATCATGGTTTACCTTATCCACAAGGGACTCAAGCCGCAGACGGCGTTCAAGGTTATGGAAGATGTCCGCAAGGGCAAAGGGGTCAAGCCGGACGATGTGGCGGTGATGGGGGACCACGGCGTGCCAGCCTGGTATGTGGAGTCGTGCCAGAAGATCAAGTATATGTTCCCAAAAGCGCATGCGGTGGCGTACGTGATGATGGCTTTCAGGATCGCCTACTGCAAGATCCACCACCCGCTGGCCTTCTATGCGTCGTATTTCACCGTGCGGGCGACCGAGTTCGACGCCGACCTGATCGTGAAGGGCGTCCCGGCCCTCCGCCAGAAGCTGGCCGAGCTGGAGCAGAAGGGCCAGGCCGCCTCGGCGAAGGAGAAGGGGCTGGCGACGATCGTCGAGATGGCTCTGGAGATGTATCTGCGCGGTTATAAGTTCGAACGCGTCGATCTCTATAAATCGGATGCAACCTGCTTCCTGATCGTCGATGGCGGACTGCTGCCGCCGCTGGCGTCGCTGCAGGGGGTGGGGGACAACGCGGCCCGCAACATCGTGGCCGCCCGCGGCAATAAGCCGTTCACTTCGGCGGAGGATCTGCGCGTGCGCAGCCGGGCGGCCAAGCCGGTGGTCGATACCCTGCGCGAGCATGGCGCGCTCGGCGATTTGCCGGAGGATGACCAGATCGCCCTGTTCGCATGATTTATTTGCGTAGCGGGTTGTAAATTTTACCCTGCGGTGTTATAATAATTACGGATATGTAGCAGTGTGCGCAGGAGAGTGGGTTGCAACCCACTCTTTCATCTTATGCCAGCCGGTCGCTCGCTCATCGGTATGAGGGGGAACGGCTTAGGCTAAACTAAATGGAGGCTGCTTATCCGCGGCCGCGATAACGCTAATAGAGGTGGGAAAATAATGGCTGCAAAAGAAGTTGAAGTTCTTGTCGAAAAACTGGTGACCGAGATCATCCAGGGGTCGGCCCTGGAGCTGGTGGATGTGGAGTATGTCAAGGAGCGGGACTGGTATCTGCGCGTCTTTCTTTCCAAGGAAGGCGGCATTGGCGTAGAAGACTGCCAGTGGGTGAGCGAGCGTCTGGAGAACAAGCTCGACGAGCTCGACCCGATCAAGGATAGCTATTTCCTCGAGGTTTCTTCGCCCGGTCTCGACCGGCCGCTGAAGAAGGCCAAAGATTTTGCCCGCCATATGGGCGATAAGGTCGAGGTGCATACTTTCGCGCCGATCAACGGCCAGAAGACGCTGGTCGGCACGCTGATGTCCGCCGATGACGGCGCCATCGGGCTCGAAGTCAACGGCAGCCCTATGAGCATTCCGCGCGATCAGGCCTCGCTGGTGAGGCTGCACGTGGAGTTTTGACATAGCGAAAATTGAATAGGGGGTAGAAAATCAAAATGAATGCAGAGTTCATGCAGGCTTTCGAGCAACTGGGAAGGGAGAAGGGGATTGCGCCGGAGGTGCTGTTCGACGCTATCGAGGCGGCCCTGATTTCCGCCTACAAGCGCAACTTCAGTTCGGCCCAGAATGTTCGTGTGGCCCTTGACCGCGATACGGGCGAGATCCATGTGTATGCCCGCAAGGCAGTGGTGGAGGAAGTGACCGACCCGCGGCTGGAGATTTCCCTGCCTGAGGCGCGTGAGCTTGATCCGCGCTACGAGCTGGAAGATGTCGTCGAGCTTGAGGTCACGCCGAAGAATTTCGGCCGCATCGCCGCCCAGACCGCCAAACAGGTGGTCGTGCAGCGTATCCGCGAAGCCGAGCGCGGCATAATCTATGAGGAGTACTCCAGCCGTGAGAGCGATATCGTCACAGGCATCGTGCAGCGCATCGAGGCCAAAAACGTGTTCGTCGATCTCGGCAAGGCTGAGGCTATCCTCCAGCCGTCGGAACAAATCCCCGGCGAGGTTTACCGGCACAGCGACCGCCTGAAGACGTATATCATTGAGGTCAAGAAGACGACTAAAGGCCCGCAGATATTAGTTTCGCGCACTCATCCCGGCCTCTTGAAACGCCTGTTCGAGCTTGAGGTTCCCGAGATCCACGACGGCATCGTCGAGATCAAGTCGGTGGCCCGCGAACCCGGACTGCGCTCGAAGATCGCCGTCCATTCCCGCGACGAGAATGTCGATCCTGTCGGCTCCTGTGTCGGTCACAAAGGCATGCGGGTGCAGACGATTGTCAATGAGCTCAAGGGCGAGAAGATCGATATCGTGAAATGGAACGCCGACCCGGCCAAATATATCGCCAACGCGCTTAGTCCGGCCAAGGTCGTCGCCGTCGATGTCAACGAGACGGAGAAGGCGTCGCGGGTTATCGTGCCCGACTACCAGCTTTCGCTCGCTATCGGCAAAGAGGGCCAGAACGCCCGCCTTGCGGCGAAACTGACCGGCTGGAAGATCGATATCAAGAGCGAGTCCCAGATCCAGACGCCTGTGTAGGGGAGGGACGCCCGATGAAGCAGAAGAAGATTCCGCAGCGGATGTGCGTTGGCTGCCAGAGTATGAAGACGAAGAAGGAACTGCTGCGGGTGGTGCGCACCCCGGAGGGCGAGATCCTGCTCGACAGCACCGGCAAGAAAGCCGGCCGCGGCGCTTATGTGTGCCCGAGCGAGGAGTGCCTGGCAAAAGCGGTTAAGGCGAAGCGCCTGGAAAAGGCGCTGGAGCACGCGATCAGCGAGGATGTTTTCGCGGCGCTGCGGTCCGGGCTGAAGCAGCCATGAACCGCACGCGGCTTATGTCTTTGCTGGGGCTCGCCCAGAAGGCCGGCAAGATAGCCTCGGGCGAGGTCGCCGTGGAATACGCGGTCCGTTCCGGCAAGGCCAGGTTGGTGCTTGTCGCCGCCGATGCCTCGGAAAACACGAAAAAAAGTTATCGCGATCTGTCAGCGTATTATGAGGTCGCGTGTTATGAAGGGCTTTCCAAAGATGAGTTCGGCCACGCCACCGGGAAACCGCCCCGGGCCGCGATCGCCGTAACCGACGCCGGCTTCGGCAAGGCCATCGGAGAGACGTTCAAGGTTTGAACTCACGCAGCGGAAGAATTTTGGGGGTGGATGAATGTCGAAATACCGTGTCTATGAATTAGCCAAAGATTATAACACGACGAGCAAGGTCATTATTGACATCCTGGCTCGTAACAACATAACCGTCAAGAATCATATGGCCAGCCTCGACGATCCGGAGAAGGCGATCATTGATCGAACGTTCGCCCGGAAGACCGGCGTGCCTGAGGAGCCGGCCAAGCCGATGCAGGCGCCCGGCAGGCCGCCGCTGCCTCCGCAGGGTGGGCCTGCGAGGCCTCAACAGCCTCAGCAGCCGCTCCGTCCCGCCGGCCAGGCGCCCGCTCCCGGCGCTCAACGCCCCGGGCAGCCGCTGGCTGTCGGCCCGCAGCGTCCCGGCCAAATGGCCGTGGGTCCCCAGCGTCCCGGCGCCCCCAGACCGCCGATGGGCGGACCGCAGCAGCAGGGGCAACGTCCCCCGATGGGTGGACAGCCGATGCAGCCGAGGCCCGGTCAGCCTCCGTATCAGCAGGGACAACGTCCGCCAATGGGCGGACCGCAGCAGCAGGGGCAACGTCCCCCGATGGGTGGACAGCCGATGCAGCCGAGGCCCGGTCAGCCCCCGTATCAGCAGGGACAACGTCCGCCAATGGGCGGCGGTCAGCAGGGCCGTCCGCCGATGGGTGGGCAGCCTATGCAGCCGAGGCCCGGTCAGCCTCCGTATCAGCAGGGACAACGTCCGCCAATGGGCGGCGGTCAGCAGGGCCGTCCGCCGATGGGGCCGAGACCCGGCCAGCCTCCGCAACAGGGCGGCAGGCCGCCGATGGGCGGCGGGCAGCAGGGGCGTCCGCCGGTGGGCGCGAGACCCGGCCAGCCCCCGCAAGGCGGCAGGCCGGCAGGCGGATCTCCGGGCAGATCTTCGGGTGGACCGCAACGCGGCCGCAGCGACCAGGGCAGGTCATTCGGCAACCGCAACAACAGCGGCAACAGAGGGGCGGCCAGCCGGCATTCTCCTGGCGGCCCGCGCCCGCAGGCTCCCAAGCCCGAACCGATACGCCCGAAGAATATCAAGATCGGTCCTTCGATCACTGTTAAGGACCTGGCGACGAAGATGGCCCGGGAAGTCAGCGAGGTCATTAAGAAGCTCATGATGCTCGGCATCATGGCGACGATAAACCAGGAAATCGATTTCGACACCGCCGTCGTTCTCGGCAGCGAGTTCGGCGTGACGGTGGAGGAACTGCCGCCTGAGGCCGACCCGACCGAGATCGCCGCGATCGAGGACGATGCGGCCAGCCTTCAGCCGCGGCCGCCGGTGGTCACCATCATGGGCCACGTTGACCATGGCAAGACGTCGCTCCTCGACTCGATCCGCCAGACGAACGTAACCGCCCAGGAAGCGGGCGGCATCACCCAGCATATCGGCGCTTACCAGGTTACCCACCAGGGCAAGAAGATCGTTTTCCTCGACACGCCCGGCCACGAGGCTTTTACGTCGATGCGCGCCCGCGGCGCCAACGTCACCGATATCGCCATATTGGTTGTGGCCGCGGACGACGGCGTAATGCCGCAGACCATCGAAGCGCTCAACCACGCCAAGGCGGCCAAGGTGCCGGTCATCGTGGCCATCAATAAGATGGACCGTCCCGGCGCTAACCCCGACCGCGTCAAGCAGCAGCTGGCCGACCACGGCATACTTTCCGAAGACTGGGGCGGCGAGGCGATCATGGTGCCTGTTTCCGCGTACACCAAGCAGGGCATCCCCGAACTGCTGGAGATGATTCTGCTGGTGGCCGAGATGGGCGACCTGAAGGCCAACCCCAACCGGGCCGCCCTCGGCACGATTATCGAGGCCCAGCTCGACAAGGGCCGCGGCCCCGTCGCCACCGTTCTCGTCCAGAAGGGCACGCTGCATGTCGGCGATTCGATCATCGCCGGCGTGGCTTTCGGCAAGGTGCGGGCGATGATCAACGACCGCGGCGACAAGGTCAAGAAAGCGCTGCCGGCAACGCCGGTGGAGGTGCTCGGCCTGTCCGACGTTCCCCAGGCCGGCGATGTGCTGTATGTTGTCGACGAGCGCACCGCGAGGGCGGTGGCCGAGAAACGGGTCGCCAAGAAGCGCACCGAGGATCAGGCCCAGACCTCGAAGGTGTCCCTCGACGATCTCTTCAAGCATATCCAGGAAGGCAGCCTCAAAGATCTGAACATCGTCGTCAAGGCCGATGTCCAGGGTTCGATCGAGGCTCTTCGCCAGGCGCTTGAAAACCTCAAAAACAAAGAGGTGCGGGTCAATATCGTTCATGCCGGCGTCGGCGCGATCAATGAGTCGGACGTCATGCTGGCGTCGACGGCCAACGCGCTGATAATCGGCTTCAACGTCCGCCCCGACACCAACGCCCGACAGGCCGCCGAAAAGGAGAAGATCGATATCCGCCTCTACAGGGTCATCTACGAGGCCCTCAACGATGTGGAAGCCGCCATGACCGGCATGCTCGCCCCCGAGTACAAGGAGGTCATTCTCGGCCGCGTCGAGGTACGGCAGCTCATTTCCGTGCCCAAGGCGGTGGTGGCCGGTTCCTATGTGCTCGAAGGCAAGATAACGAGCACCTCGCAGGTGCGCATCATCCGTAACGGCATCGTCGTCCACGAAGGCAAGCTTGAGTCTCTCAGGCGTTTCAAGGACGACGTCAAAGAGGTCGCCACCGGCTACGAGTGTGGCATCACTATCGAGAAGTTCCGCGACATCAAGGAAGGCGATATCATCGAGGCGTTCACGATGGAACTCGTCAAACCCAGCTAACGAAGCGGGGGATAGATTATGGGTCAGCTACGCACTGAGAAGGTGCAGGAATTCATCAAACAGGAACTCAGCAAGATAATCCTTACCGAACTAAAGGATCCGCGGATTGGCTTCGTGACGGTCACCAGGGTGGACGTTACCGGCGACCTGCGGTCCGCCAAGGCGTATGTCAGCCTTATGGGCAGCGCGGAGGAAAAAACGGCGACCTGGCAGGCGCTCCAGAAGGCGGTCGGTCACCTCAGGAGCGAGATCGGCAAGCGCATCAAGCTGCGCTTCAGCCCCGAGCTGTCGCTGCATATCGACGAGTCGCTCGAATACGGCGCCCATATCAACGAGCTGTTGGCAAAGCTCAAACGCGAAGAGGCGGACAGGTAGGATGGAGATTTCCCTGCGCCGTGCCGCCCGGATGCTCGCCGAAGCAAACCGCATCGTCATCACCGCCCACATCCATCCTGACGGGGATTCCCTGGGGTCGATGCTGGCTCTCTACGCCCCATTGGCCGCCTGCGGCAAAAAGGTGTGGCTGCTCCTCGACGACGAGGTGCCGGCTGTCTACCGCTTCCTGCCCGGCGCCGAGCTCATCCGCCGACCGGAGGACGATTTGGCGGCCGACCTGCTCGTCGTTCTCGACGCCAGCGACGCCGACCGCGTGACCGCCGTCGCCGAGGCCGTAAGGGCGAAGACGCTCAACATCGACCACCATATCTCGAACACGAAGTTCGCCGATTACTGGTATATCGACAGCCAGGCTGCGGCCACCGGCGAGATAATCCTCGACCTTTTGCACCTGATGAAGCTGGAGATCACCGCCGACATGGCCGTGAACCTGTTCACGGCCATCGCCACCGACTGCGGTTTTTTCCGTTATGCGAACGCATCGTCGGCCACGCTCCGCCACGCCGCCGATCTCATCGATCGCGGCGCCCAGCCCCATGTGATTGCCGAGCAGCTTGAGACAAAGCCGCTCGCCAGTATAATGACGCTCCGCAGCGTCCTCGACAGCCTCGAAGTATATGCCGGCGGCCGGATAGCCGCCGTGACGGTGGATATCGACCCGACGGAGAATGGCGCCGAGACGACCGAGGGCTATATCAACTACCCCCGCAATATCGAAGGGGTGGAAATCGCCGTGATGTTCAAACCGGTCGACGATAGCGCCACAAGGGTCAGTTTCCGTTCGCGCCGCTGCGATGTCAGCCGCCTGGCCCTGGCCTTCGGCGGCGGCGGCCATGCGCGCGCCGCGGGCTGTACGGTCAGCAGCGGCCTGGCGGACGCGAAGGAGCAGATCCTGCGGGCGGCCGAGCGCCTCCTGGCGGAAGCGGGCTTATGAGGTCGGGCATCGTCAATGTTCTCAAGCCGCCGGGGGTGACGTCGCACGACGTCGTTTCCTATGTGCGGCGGGTATACGGTCTTAAAAAGGTCGGCCACGCCGGCACCTTGGACCCTGCGGCGGCCGGCGTTCTGCCTGTTTTTCTCGGCCCGGCCACCCGGCTGATCGAGTTCACCGCCGACGCCGACAAAGATTATCGCGCCGAGCTTACTTTCGGCTATGCAACTGACAGTGGCGACGAATACGGCGAGATCGTCGCCTCCCGCGCCGGCTTCAGCTTGCCGCCTGCGAACGAAATTGCCGCCGTGCTCGCCTCATTCCTGGGCGAAAGCGAGCAACTGCCGCCGATGCAATCGGCGATCAAGGTGGGCGGCCGCAAACTGTACGAGCTGGCCCGCGCCGGGATCACGGTGGAGCGGCGGACGCGCACAATCGATATCGCCGCCATCAGCCTCGTCAGGGTCGCCGCACCGACCATCACCTTCGATGTGACGTGCTCCAAAGGCACATATATCAGGACGCTGTGCGCCGATATCGGCGCGCGGGCCGGTTGCCCGGCCGTGATGTCCTTTCTCGTGCGGACCAGGGTGGGGGACTTCACCCTGGCGGCGGCGAAATCTTTCGAGGAGATCGCTGCCAACCCCGAAGCGGCTCTGCTGCCGGGGGATTACGCCGTGAGCCATCTCGCCCGCGTTGTCCTCGGCGACGACGAAGCCGCCAGGTTCGGACACGGGCAGAGCATCGCCCGCGATATTCCCGCGGGCGGCGATTTGTTGGCCGTCTACAGCCCCGCCGGCGGTTTTCTCGGCATTGCCCGCCGCGATCCCCGTGCGCCGCTCC encodes the following:
- the truB gene encoding tRNA pseudouridine(55) synthase TruB, with protein sequence MRSGIVNVLKPPGVTSHDVVSYVRRVYGLKKVGHAGTLDPAAAGVLPVFLGPATRLIEFTADADKDYRAELTFGYATDSGDEYGEIVASRAGFSLPPANEIAAVLASFLGESEQLPPMQSAIKVGGRKLYELARAGITVERRTRTIDIAAISLVRVAAPTITFDVTCSKGTYIRTLCADIGARAGCPAVMSFLVRTRVGDFTLAAAKSFEEIAANPEAALLPGDYAVSHLARVVLGDDEAARFGHGQSIARDIPAGGDLLAVYSPAGGFLGIARRDPRAPLLAPVKVLGQTP